The genomic stretch TCGCCGGCGGCAGCCGGATCAGCCTGAACCACCTTGCGTCCATGCTCGCGGAGATCACCGGCATACACCGCCGGCCGATATACGAACCGCCGCGGGCGGGGGACGTGCGCGACTCCCTCGCCGACATATCCAGTGCGGGGGATGCCTTCGGGTTCTCTCCACGCTCCACGCTTGAAGCGGGGCTCCGCGAAACCGTGGCGTGGTTCAGGGACGCTGATCGGTAACCGCTCCTGTGAGAACCCGTCGGTCGATCCGGGGTCGCTACGCTCCCGGGCACGGGAGGTGCAGGAACCTATATATTGTTACTCCACAGTAAAGGGGGCGAGGTGAAGACGTATGCCCCAATTGGTTACACCGGAGACGCCCCGTAAGGGCAATGGCAGAGATACGTCACGGGCGTACAGCCACGTCGCCACGGAGGGTCCGCATGACCCGGCCGCCCTGAACAACCGGGGTGTGGCGCTTGAGAGGCAGGGACGCTACGAAGAAGCGCTCGCTGCATTCAGTGCGGCGATACTCTGCGACAACGATGATGTCTATGCCTGGAACAACCGGGCGGTGATCCTCGCCCGGCTCGATCGCCCCCAGGAAGCGGCCCTTGCGTGCAGGCAGGCGCTCACGATCGACCGGTCGTGCATCTTTGCTCTGGTGACGTACGGCATGGTACTCGGCAGGCTCGGGAACTACCATGAGGCCGAGAATGTTCTTGCGGTGGCCGAAGACCTCGATCCGCAGGCCCGGGCGCTTTACCCGGGGGACTCGACGATGACCCGGGCCTGACCGGGTCAGGATCACTCTTTTTCCCGGGGGATATCGGGCCGATACACTGTCGGGTGCGATACGGTTCGCCTTACTGCGCCCTATCGCCCGGCCGCATCGTGAGAGCGCCGGGTTCGCCCGAACTCCCGGAGAACCTTACGTTTTTATCCTCCCTGCCGCATAGAGTACATAATCGAGTGCCTCCGGCACGGAGTCATCCCATGAAGACGCTCATACTTGCAGGGGGGAGCGGCACCCGCCTCTTCCCGCTCTCAAGGGAACACTACCCGAAACAGTTCATCCCTCTCGTCGACGACGAGTCTCTCTTCCAGAAGACCGTGAAGAGGGCGCTCCTCTTCTCTTCGCCGCAGGAGATCGCCATCGTCACGAACACCGATCACCGGTTCCTGGTCAGAGACCAGCTCGCCGCCATCGGGTGCGACTGCCGCGTTCTCGTGGAGCCGGTAGGCAAGAACACCCTGCCGGCGATCTACTACGGCGCTCGCGAGATCACCCGGGATGACGGGCCGGATACGGTCGCGGTTCTCCCCTCGGATCACCTGATCACCGCGGCCGGGCAGTTCCGCGACGCATTCCGCCGGGCGGAGCGGCTTACTAAGGACTACCTGGTTGTCTTCGGGGTGCGGCCGACCTCGCCCCACACCGGATACGGCTATATCCGGCCCGGCGAGCCTCTCGGCGACGGCTCGCTCGTGGACGCCTTCGTCGAAAAGCCCGATATCGAGACCGCCGGGCACTACGTCGCCGACGGTTACCTCTGGAACTCCGGCATGTTCTGTTTCGATGCCGGCCTCTTCCTCGCCGAGTGCGAGGCGTGTGCACCGGAGGTGGCCCGGGCGTTCGAGCAGCCC from Methanoculleus chikugoensis encodes the following:
- a CDS encoding tetratricopeptide repeat protein, translated to MPQLVTPETPRKGNGRDTSRAYSHVATEGPHDPAALNNRGVALERQGRYEEALAAFSAAILCDNDDVYAWNNRAVILARLDRPQEAALACRQALTIDRSCIFALVTYGMVLGRLGNYHEAENVLAVAEDLDPQARALYPGDSTMTRA